The Candidatus Paceibacterota bacterium region CTTGAGGTATTCGACGAGCGGGACGAAGTCGCCGTCGCCCGAAGCGAGCACGACCACGTCGAGCTTCGCCGAAAGCTTCACTGCGTCGATAGCGAGACCGACGTCCCAGTCTGCTTTTTTAGAGCCCGACGAGAAGATCTGGAGATCTTTCGTCTTGGTTTCGATACCGATCTTATTAAGCGCGTCGAAGAAGCCGCTTTCCTCGCCCGATTCTGTCGTGATGACGTATGCGATGGCGCGGACGAGCTGGCGTTCGCCGACGGCGTCTTTGAGGACGTTGTCGAAGTTAACGCGGCCATGATGGAGGTTCTTGGCGCTGTGATAGAGGTTCTGCGCGTCGATAAAAACGCCGACGCGCTGTTCTTTGTGTTTGATGATTGCCATAAAAATTGTGGCTAATATATAAAAAACCGAATAAATACCATGCCCCAAACGACGCTTCCGCCAAGAAGGCGGAAGTGAGGATTCTTATTTCTTGAGCTCGAGCTTCTTCGAGATCGCCGCATACCTCTTTGGATGCTTCTTCTGGAGGTATTTGATGTGGGTCTGGCGATCCGCGACCATGGAGAGGAGTCCCCTGCGGGAATGCCTGTCCTTGTCGTGCTTCTTGAGATGGCGCGCCAATTCCTCGATTTTCGAGGTGAGGAGCGCGATCTGAACTTCAGGAGAACCCGTGTCCTTGTCGTGGACGGCCGAGTTTTTGATCACTTTTGTCTTCTTGGTCGTTGAAAGCATGGTTCTGAAAGGATAGCACATATATATTGAAAATGCAAGCTTTTTATTGGCTTTTATCGCCGCGCGGGCCTATAATGGCCCTGGATCTGTTCGATAACACAGGCTGTTTCCATAGACGGGGAGATAAGTCCGAAAAACACGTAGGTACCCATGAACCCCGGCTGTTCATGGGGCCTGCGGCGTATCAGGTAGTTGGCGCGGGTAACGGCCCACCAAGCCTATGACGCGTAGCTCGTCTGAGACGACGATGAGCCACTTCCCTAATAAGGCTGGACCCACCTCTTCCATAGGGAAGGCGTGACGGTAGAAATGACCCAGCTGGCTCTACACGGTTTCGTGGGGCTTAAGGAAACTTCCTCTCGGCGTTCGAATCCGGGAGACTAGACACCTCCCATTTGTAACGATTTGTTTGCCGGTTCGTACGGAACCAAGGCCCTGCCATGCGAAAGCGCGGCAGGGTTCTTATTTTTGCTATAATATTGTGCGACATGGCATCTCTCAAAGAATTAAAGACGCAGTTTCTCGAATACACTGAAATAGAAAAAGGCCGCAGCCTGCTTACGGTCCGAAATTATGATCGGTATATCAGCAGGTTCCTTATCTTCTTGAAGAAAGACTCCCCTTCCGACATCACCGATGCGTCCGTGCGCGAATTCCGTCTGTGGCTCAATCGCCAGTCTACGGGAAACAACAAAAGGACGGGCGATACTTTGAAAAAAAAGACGCAGAACTATTATCTGATCGCTCTGCGCGCGTTCCTGAAATATCTGGCGCGGCAGGGCGTGAAATCGCTCGCGCCCGAACGCATCGAATTGGCGAAAGTCAGCGAACGCCATATCGAGTTCATGACGAATGAAGAGCTGCATCGCCTGCTCGAGGCGCCGCTGATGACGGGCGAAACAGGGAATAACCTCCGCGCTCAAAAGAATGAGAAGGCAAAAAAAGCCAATGATATAAAGGTTTTACGAGACAGCGCCATGCTGCAGCTCCTGTTCTCGACCGGTTTGCGCGTGTCCGAGCTCTGTTCCCTCTCGCGCGATGTAGATCTGTCCGCCGATGAGATATCGATTCGAGGAAAAGGCGATAAGGTCCGCGTCGTCTTTCTTTCCGACAAAGCCAAATCGACGCTCAAAGCATATTTGGACAAGCGCGACGACATGGATGACGCTCTCTTCGTGAAAGCGGGCGCTGAAAAGCGATCCAAAGGCCGCGGCGATAATGAATCGACCGCGCTCACGACCCGTTCCGTCGAGCGTATCGTCAAACAATATGCGTCGAAGGCCGGCATCATGACGAAACGCGTGACGCCTCACGTTATCCGCCATTCGTTTGCGACCGATCTGTTGTCGAATGGCGCGGATCTGCGATCGGTGCAGGAGTTGCTGGGTCACTCGAATATCGCTACAACTCAAATCTATACGCATGTGACCGACAAACATCTGCGAAATATCCATAAACAGTTTCACAACAAGAAGAGATGATGACCCGATCTGAATAATAAAACAGCCCCAGATCGCTCCGGGGCGCCCTCGAATTGGCCATTCGAGGGATTTCGGATGTGTCCCAGTTAAGATGAACACACATCCGTCCATGGTAATACGACCGGTCACTTCAAAAAGTTTCTATATTGAATGATATAGTTGAGAGCATGAAAATCATCTCTTGGAACGTGAACGGTATCCGCGCCAATATCAAAAAAGGCGGCTTCGACTGGATGCTCGCGCAGAATGCCGATATCTTTTGCTTTCAGGAGACCAAGGCGCATCCGGAACAGCTTCCGCCTGAAGTCGTTATGCCTCACGGCTATGTCTCCTATTTCGACCATTCGAAAGCGCGCAAGGGCTATAGTGGCGTCGCTGTATATGTAAAGTCGACGATCAAAGTCGAGAAAGCCGAATATGGTTTCGGTATCCCTGAATTGGATCAGGAAGGACGTCAGATAACCTTGTTTTTCAAGCCTGATTCGGCAAAAGGCGCCCAGAAATGGGCTTTTATAAACATATATTTCCCTAACGGAGGCGGCGGCCCGGAGCGATTAGCCTACAAACTGCGATATTATGGCGCTTTTTTGACGTATATCGAGAAAATCCGTAAAAGCGGCTACTCGATCGTGTTTACTGGAGATGTGAATACGGCCCACACAGAAATCGATCTGGCGCGGCCGAAAGAGAATGCCGAGAATACCGGCTTTCTCCCTATCGAGCGCGCATGGATAGATAAAGTGATCGCCGCGAAATACGTCGATACCTTCCGTCACCTGAATCCGGGAAAGACGGGAGCCTATACCTATTGGGATATGAAGACGTTCGCGCGCGAAAGGAATGTCGGATGGCGCATCGATTATTTTTTCGTGAGCGAAGACATTGTCCCGAAGGTAAAAAAATCGGAGATGCTTTCCGACATCCTCGGATCGGACCACTGCCCTCTCTTTCTTAATGTGGCTTTGTAAGGCGCTATGGCTGAGTGTCCTTTATAAGAGACACAAGTGATTTGCGTTATCCCCAACCCTTGTCCTTTACATGTCCTTGATGACTGCTAAAATTATCTCAGGACAGATCTTTCAAATAGTTGGTTGATCGTTAAGGTTTTGGTTTCGAGATCGCAAGGTCTCTTACTCTTTGAGCGTCGAGCATCATTTGCTCCGCTCGCTATCTAAAAAGATCTCTCAGACGAGCACAGATGACGCCCCATTCAAAAGGCGACATCATACAATATTTTGCGCGCCTACCTTGTGGGTTTGCGCATTTGTGTTCATCAAGCGATCCTTTTAGGAACCGCTTGGGCAACACAACTGCGCAAGCGGTTTTTTGTTCGGGGAATAAGACCGATAGGCACAAAAAATGGCCATGTAAGGCCATTATTTTACTCCGTGTTTGCCGCGTATTTTAGCTATCTCTTCTTCTTCGGCGCGGGCTTTCTTATCCTTTCCTATCGCCGCGAGCTTAGCCAGTTCGGTTTCAGGAAGCTTAGCGAGTTCGACGGCTTTCTTTTCGAGGAATTCTTTCGTATTCAATTTCGCTTCGTCGAGGACTTCTTCGAGAAGCGCGTTCAAGATGAGCCCGATCTTCGGGCCCGGTTCGATTCCTGTTATCTCCATCAATCGCTTGCCGTCTATTTTGAGCATGCCGACCGATATCGGATCCCGAAGGGCTTCCTCGATCATGGCTTTATATTTGCGGAGCCTATACGGATTTTCCTTTGGACGACCTGAGCCGATACGATCGCATGTACGGACATCCATAAGATCCCAAATATGGTCTTTGCCCACGTTCACGATCATACGCCGAACCGCCGAAAGGCTTATCTGCTCGGTATCCGAGAAAAACATATGCCAGCGGACGAGTTTCACGACATCGTCTATCATTTTCTTCGAGAAATTGAGGTTTCGGAGGATTTTCTCGGTCATTCGGGCACCCACTACCTCGTGGCCGTAGAACGTATATTGATTTGTTTCATGTGAAAACCTGCGGGTTGCTGGTTTGCCGATATCATGAAAAAGCGCCGCAAGCCTTATTTCAAGGCTCGATTTCTTATCGGCGGCATGCTGTATCGTGTAGAGCAGATGATTCCAGACGTCATAAATATGGATTCCCTTCTGCTCTATGCCGAAGCTCTCTTCAAATTCCTTGGCTATGAATGAAAGGATTCCAAGGTCTTTGCAGAGTTCAAGGGCCTTTTTAGGGGCATTCGACATGACGATCCGAACGAATTCATCGCGAATACGCTCTTTAGCTATATGGCTTAACAGATTCGAGTGGGTTTTAAGGGCTTCCAGAGTCTCTTTTTCGATTTCGAAATCCAATTCCGCAGCTATCCTGACGGCTCTCATGATACGAAGGGCGTCTTCCCTAAAGCGCTCTCCCGGGTTCCCTACGGTCCGTATAAGTCGATTTTTAAGGTCTCTTTGACCATCAAAGAGATCAGTAATGTTTCCCGTGAAACTCTCCCCCTTCCCCTTTTTGCTGATCTTTAGAGCAAGCGCGTTTATAGTGAAATCCCGCCGCTGAAGATCGTCCTCGAGTTTGTCGCTAAAAGACACGGCATCGGGACGGCGCTTGTCCGAATATCCGAATTCGAGCCTGAACGGCGTCACTTCGACGACCTCGAGCCGTTTGTCTCTGGTTTCGTCGTTCACGACGCCGACGGTGCCGAAATCGTTTTCATAGAATGTATGGGAAAACGCGGAGGTTATCTTTTCCGGAATGGCGTCAGTCGTCACGTCCCAGTCTTTCGGTTCGCGACCGAGGATAAGATCGCGCACGCAGCCGCCGACCAGAAAGGCCTGAAAGCCCTGTTTTTCAAGGGTTTCTGCGACATGAGAAACTTCGTCCGGTATAGTGTAAGTAGCCCCCTTCTCTTTCATGTTAATGCCCAGTTTACTATATTTTTTTGATTTCCGCGCCATTTCACGTATGATGAACGCATTGCTCCCGTGGTGAAATGGATATCATACCGGTCTTCGGAACCGTTGTTGGGGGTTCGAATCCCTCCGGGAGCACAGGTAGTTTGAAATAGAGAGGTTATAGTGTATATTGATTCCACTGCGGGTATCGTTTAGTGGTAGGACACGTCCTTGCCAAGGATGAGGTGAGAGTTCGATTCTCTCTACCCGCACCTAGTTAACAAAGAGCGCCTTGTAAGGCGCTCTTTGTTTTGTCCTTTATACAATTTGAAACAAATCTCTTTCCCGTCTCGTATCAGTGACTTCCCTTAAAGCTCTCAACAAAGGCGTTTTGTGGAAAAGTGGGGATAACCCTGGGGATTATGTTTAAAAGACACACCTGAAATAGGCCTATAAATCGTTGTCCTTTGTCCTTATAAACGCTCAACAGAGCCATAAAAGAGAAAATTACCTGATCAGTGCAAAAGCTCATGTTTATGTTTCATAAGAAACATAGTAACTGATGTTTCATGTGAAAATTCATCAAAAATTCATGCTCTTTCAGCATGATATTTCCATGAAAGTATTCACATCTGATGCTCAAAAGAAAGGAAAGATCGGCGAAGACGCAGTTTGTACGTATTTAACCAATCAGGGTTTCTTGATCGTGGAAAAGAATTTCACCCGAGCATGGGGAGAAATAGATATAGTTGCTCGAAAGGGAGGAGTAACGCATTTTATCGAGGTCAAAGCTGTTACACATGAAAACACAGGCCTTAGACCCGAAGATCAAATGCATAGCCTTAAACAAAAAAAGCTCCGTCGAATGATCGAAACCTATATTACGGGGCGCAGGATAGGGGACTGGCAGTTCGACGTAGCCTGCGTGTACCTCGATATGCAAGAGAGAAGAGCCAGAATAAAGATGCTTTCGGACATTATTCTGGCCTGATTTGGGCAAAACCTTAGCCTTTTTTAACGTTTATGCTAGTATGTCTTGGTCTAAAGATAACGGGGCGTGGTGTAACGGCTAACATGCTTGACTTGGGATCAAGTGACTCTGGGTTCGAATCCCAGCGCCCCGACACGAAATAGCTCACGTGGCCAGTTCAAAGCGATTTACGAGGACGATAGAGGACTTTACGTGCGAACATTGCGGCGCCGCAGTGATAGGAAACGGCTATACCAATCATTGTCCGAAATGCCTGTGGTCAAAGCACGTAGACAGGAATCCGGGCGATAGGCTTGCTGCATGCGGCGGCATGATGGAGTCTGTCCTGGCTGAAAAAGAGAGAAGCGATTACGTGATCACGCATAGATGCGCTGTCTGTGGTTTCGAGCGCAGGAACAAGCTCCAGAAAGGAGACGATTTCGACGCATTCGTCGCGATCTCTAAAAAGTCTTCGGAAAGAAAGTAGTCAAGCGGTGTTTCGGTCGGCGAAAATCGTCTGGTTTGACTTAATTTTTAAAAATGACCGAATATTTTTTGTGGTGAAAGAAAATTTGCCCAGGTTCGAACGTCGGCGGGCCTTTCCCGGCAGGCTTTGAGATAAAGAAACAAAGATTGATTAATGTCAATCGTCTGGGTGTGCTTTGACAGGGCAGGGGGAAGCGTGACTCTTTTGAAAAAAACGGCAGGGAAGGGCGTATAAATATATGTGAAAGGAGGGGACGCCCTTCTTTCGAAAAGGTCTGGTTTTAACAAATACAATTCAAGACTATGATCCGACTCAACGAAGGAGGCAATCCAAACAACCCTAACGACAAGAAGAAGCCTCCAATGCCTCAGCAGTAAGGTCTTAAGAGCAGCGCCTGCGGGCGCTGTTTTTGTTTGTCACAAAAGCAAATAAATAGAAAAGCCTGCCGAACTATGCTAGATTGAGTCTCATTGCGGGCGTAATTTAGTGGTAGAATGACTGCCTTCCAAGCAGTAAGTCCGGGTTCGATTCCCGGCGCCCGCACAACTAAGGCCGATGCGGAGGCCTCATAATTCTCCGTAAGATGATGGATTGAAAAACGTCTCAAAAATTGATAGTATACAAACATGATTGCTTTGCCTGAAACAAGCTATAAAAAAGCGACCCAGGCCCTGAACTTCCTCGCCCGAAAGAAAGACGGAAAGATCAATAAGATGAAGGCTATTAAGCTGATCTATCTTGCTGATCGTCTGCACATCCGTAAATATGGCCGTCCGATCATTGGGGATATGTATTGGGCGATGAAAATGGGCCCGGTCGGCTCTCAAGTTAAGAGAGCAGCAGAACTTTCGAATATGTCGGAAGGTGCTTTATCGTATGCAAAAAAATACATACAGCCTGCAGATGAAAAGAAACACTATGTCACTTCGGTTAAGCCTGTTGATCTTGATGTTTTCTCAAAGACCGATCTTGAATGTTTGGAAGCTGTATATGGACAATTTTCCGACAAGGATCAATTTGAACTCCGAGATATAACTCATCAATATCCTGAATGGTCAAAACATGAGCGTTATCTCAAATCTGGTAAGAAACGAGTGCAAATGGATTATGAGGACTTTTTCTCAAGCACGGAGAAGGATGACCCTTTGTTTGCGGAAAATAAATCAGATCTCGCGCTTGCAAAGGAAACTTTTGATGAAATGAAGGAAGTTTCGAAATTCTTTGCCCGCTAACTACTGAAATGCGATGGATATTCCGATCAAGGTGCGAGTGTCGCTATGCATAGAACAAGGATCGGTATTCAATTTCTTCATAGACCACAACGATTCAAAGCGCCAATCGAAAAATCGCTATTTCGTAGTGATGAACAAAAATCCGAAGACCGATACGCTTCTCATTCTTGTTACATCCACCACGCAAGCCGTCAAGAAGCGAGAATTTGTGAAGAGGGCTGGTATTAGTGAGAAGACTATCGTGTCGGTTACACCGCAGGAGTATGGTGTATTTTCTGCCGAAAGTGTTTTTAATTGTAACG contains the following coding sequences:
- the rpsO gene encoding 30S ribosomal protein S15 codes for the protein MLSTTKKTKVIKNSAVHDKDTGSPEVQIALLTSKIEELARHLKKHDKDRHSRRGLLSMVADRQTHIKYLQKKHPKRYAAISKKLELKK
- the xerA gene encoding site-specific tyrosine recombinase/integron integrase is translated as MASLKELKTQFLEYTEIEKGRSLLTVRNYDRYISRFLIFLKKDSPSDITDASVREFRLWLNRQSTGNNKRTGDTLKKKTQNYYLIALRAFLKYLARQGVKSLAPERIELAKVSERHIEFMTNEELHRLLEAPLMTGETGNNLRAQKNEKAKKANDIKVLRDSAMLQLLFSTGLRVSELCSLSRDVDLSADEISIRGKGDKVRVVFLSDKAKSTLKAYLDKRDDMDDALFVKAGAEKRSKGRGDNESTALTTRSVERIVKQYASKAGIMTKRVTPHVIRHSFATDLLSNGADLRSVQELLGHSNIATTQIYTHVTDKHLRNIHKQFHNKKR
- a CDS encoding exodeoxyribonuclease III, whose product is MKIISWNVNGIRANIKKGGFDWMLAQNADIFCFQETKAHPEQLPPEVVMPHGYVSYFDHSKARKGYSGVAVYVKSTIKVEKAEYGFGIPELDQEGRQITLFFKPDSAKGAQKWAFINIYFPNGGGGPERLAYKLRYYGAFLTYIEKIRKSGYSIVFTGDVNTAHTEIDLARPKENAENTGFLPIERAWIDKVIAAKYVDTFRHLNPGKTGAYTYWDMKTFARERNVGWRIDYFFVSEDIVPKVKKSEMLSDILGSDHCPLFLNVAL
- a CDS encoding HD domain-containing protein, with the translated sequence MKEKGATYTIPDEVSHVAETLEKQGFQAFLVGGCVRDLILGREPKDWDVTTDAIPEKITSAFSHTFYENDFGTVGVVNDETRDKRLEVVEVTPFRLEFGYSDKRRPDAVSFSDKLEDDLQRRDFTINALALKISKKGKGESFTGNITDLFDGQRDLKNRLIRTVGNPGERFREDALRIMRAVRIAAELDFEIEKETLEALKTHSNLLSHIAKERIRDEFVRIVMSNAPKKALELCKDLGILSFIAKEFEESFGIEQKGIHIYDVWNHLLYTIQHAADKKSSLEIRLAALFHDIGKPATRRFSHETNQYTFYGHEVVGARMTEKILRNLNFSKKMIDDVVKLVRWHMFFSDTEQISLSAVRRMIVNVGKDHIWDLMDVRTCDRIGSGRPKENPYRLRKYKAMIEEALRDPISVGMLKIDGKRLMEITGIEPGPKIGLILNALLEEVLDEAKLNTKEFLEKKAVELAKLPETELAKLAAIGKDKKARAEEEEIAKIRGKHGVK
- a CDS encoding YraN family protein; protein product: MKVFTSDAQKKGKIGEDAVCTYLTNQGFLIVEKNFTRAWGEIDIVARKGGVTHFIEVKAVTHENTGLRPEDQMHSLKQKKLRRMIETYITGRRIGDWQFDVACVYLDMQERRARIKMLSDIILA
- a CDS encoding RNHCP domain-containing protein, yielding MASSKRFTRTIEDFTCEHCGAAVIGNGYTNHCPKCLWSKHVDRNPGDRLAACGGMMESVLAEKERSDYVITHRCAVCGFERRNKLQKGDDFDAFVAISKKSSERK
- a CDS encoding Panacea domain-containing protein, translated to MIALPETSYKKATQALNFLARKKDGKINKMKAIKLIYLADRLHIRKYGRPIIGDMYWAMKMGPVGSQVKRAAELSNMSEGALSYAKKYIQPADEKKHYVTSVKPVDLDVFSKTDLECLEAVYGQFSDKDQFELRDITHQYPEWSKHERYLKSGKKRVQMDYEDFFSSTEKDDPLFAENKSDLALAKETFDEMKEVSKFFAR